TGCTTGGGGTTTAGCACAAGCAATTGTGGAAGCATGTGACACCTTATCCAAAGCAATTAGTCCGCAGTTACAAAAACAGACTCACACATGGATGGAGGCAGATCAAGTCAAGCAGAGCAAAATCGGCGAGACATCACTTGCTGAGGCGCAAGCGCTATTGGATGCGACGGTTGCCAAAGTCTATTCAGGTATGGCGCGCAAGGTTGTGGATCAGGAGACTAAAGTCTTATTGACCTTCTGGCGATATACCGCGAACTTGAGCGACCCAGTCTTTCGTAATCAGTTTGCAATGGCTGCGCATCTTGAGGCAATTGCACAAAAAGCAAATCAAGCAAGACCATTGATTTGGGTGGAGACGGCTGATCCGACACTCATTGATCAAGAGATTATTGGCAGCTTACTGAATTCCTATGCACAGCATGCCCCTGTGATTGAAGTGAAGATGGATTGGCGCGATGTGGGTTTATGGGCAGAGGCTATTAGCGCTGAAGATGCCCAAGCAAAAGCACTTACGAATGCCAAGTGCGCACAAAGTGCAGAGTGGCGTCTGATCTCAGCCAAGCGTTTCGAAGAATTAGCCTGGGCTGCTGCCAAAACAATTGAACAACATCTCATTAACAATAAAACGAAGTTAGCGCTTGTGGCACAAGATCGCTTGGTAGCAAGAAGGGCGCGCGCTCTGCTTGCAAGACTAGGTCCCGCGTTAAATATCCGCGATGAGACCGGCTGGAAGTTGTCGACCACTCGTGCAGCAGCAGCGCTAAATAGTTGGTTGGAATTAATCAGAGCACCCAAAGATGGCCCAAGTGCAAAAGCATTACTTGAGTTTTTACAAAACCCATTTTTGGATCTAGGAAAAATTCTCAACCGTGATCCAGATACTTGTGTTGGACTCATTGCAGAGCTTGAAGATATTCTAGTGGCTAGCAAAGCAGAGTCTGGTTGGAAAACGTTCCATTTGGCGATTGAGGGTGCACAAGATAATGCTACTAAGACTTCAACTCACTTGCCAAGTACTGCTTTATTAGAGCTCATGCAGTTTTTCAGAGAGCGTCACCATGAGTGGTTAACCCTCAAGGTCGATTGCAAGAAGGCTTACGCGCTGCTGCAGGTCAATCTGCAAGCCACTGGCATGGCACACAGCCTGGATCAAGACTCGGCTGGCAAGCAGTTGTTAGAAGTACTCAAAGCGTTTGATTTAAGTAAGACTGCGTATCAAGAGACGCCGATTCGTTTGAGCGAATGGCTCAGTTTGCTTAAAACGGTGGTTGAGGGTGCAAGCTATCAAGAAGCGGGTAAGGAAGCAAAAGCAACATTGAGTATCTTGCCATTGAGCTCAACACGTTTACGTGATTTTGAGGCGGTAGTGGTAGTGGGTTGTGATGAACAACAACTCCCAGCCTATTCAGAGCCACCATTATTTTTCTCTGATGCGCTCAATCAACTTTTAAGGACTTCTACTATTGCTATGCAGTTTGTGCAGCAGGCGAGAGACCTTTCCCAATTACTGGTGTCTTGTCCTAGTGTGGATTTGCTCTGGCAAAGCAAGAGCAATAACGGCGAACCATTACGACCGTCTGCGTGGATACAACGATTGCAAAACCAAATTGGGTGGGAAGCTGTTCCAACTCAATTGAAAAAACGCGCTTTTGAAGCAAATCCGATGGATATGGCAGTAGCGCAGTTCGAAGAAGAGCTGCCGATGCCGTTATCGATGAGCCCTAGTGCTTATAAGGCTTTGCGGGATTGCCCATATCGTTATTACGTCCGCAGCTTATTGGGCTTGCGCAAGAACAAAGGCTTTGATGAAGGATTTGATGCGTCATTAGCTGGACAAACCTTACACAAACTCCTGAAGCGTTTTTATCAAGCCCTGAAAACTCAGGAGCATACCAATCCTGCTATCAAAACAGATCAAGAGCAAAGACGTGCTTGGATGGAAAAGAGCTTATTTCTTCATTCGGAGCAAGAGTTCGCCTCTTTGATTGAGGGCGATGCCAGAGTGATGGGCACACTAAGGGATTGGCAAAAACAGATTCCGAGTTTTGTAGATTGGCAATTACAGCGTGAGCAAGCGGGCTGGGAATATTTTGATGGTGAAGTTAAAGTAGGTTTTGATTTGCCGTTTGAAGATGCGCAAGGCAATCCTAAAGTCATTCGGATCGAAGGCTTTGCTGATCGCTATGACGTGAATATCAATAACAATAAGCTTGCCTCAGTGATTGATTACAAAAATCAACGCTTTGAGCGAGTCAAAGAGCGCGCACAACATCTTATGGATGATCCGCAACTACTGATCTATGCCCGTGCTGCAAATGAAGGCGCAGAAAACCATAAAATCACTGGCCATCAGGTTCAACAGGCAGAGTGGGTGGCTCTGAAAGCCGACCTTTCTAAGGGCGATCAAAAGGCATTACGCGGTCAAGAGGTGGCAGATATGCCCGCCATGATGCAACAGTTTTCTGACCAAATTACTGAGGATGTAGAGCAACTTTGGGCCAAGAAAACCATGCAAGCTTTTGCGCCTGAGGGTGTGTGCCAGTACTGTGAAGCACGTGGTATTTGCAGGAAGGGTATTTGGTGAGCGATAAGATAAACCTGCTTCCAGAGAAGCAACCCTATTCAGAAAAGCTTGCATGCGATCCACAGCGCTCAGTGATTGTTTCTGCCTGTGCGGGTAGCGGTAAGACTTGGTTATTGGTCGCGCGCATGGTGCGACTCTTGCTGGACGATGTTAAGCCACAAGAAATTCTGGCATTAACCTTTACACGCAAAGCCGCGCAAGAGATGCGCGATCGTCTGTATGGATTGTTGGAGCAGTTCTCAAAAAGTGATGATGACTCTTTAATGAAAGAGCTCACTGCTAGAGGTATGGAGTCAGAGCAAGCGAAGCAATCCTTAACAAGGGCCAGAGCTCTTTATGAGCAGGTGTTGGCAAACCCACAGCCGATTGTGATTGATACCTTTCATGGCTGGTTTGGCAGATTATTGGGCGCAGCCCCAGTGTCCTTGGGCATCCAGCCGGGCTTTATGTTGCGTGAAGATGCCAAGCGCCTGCAAGAAGAATGTCTTGATGACTGGTGGGGCGATCTCACGCCAGAACTCAAAACGCATTACGACGTCTTGCTAAAACATCTTGGTTCTCACGAAACTCAAAAACTCTTAATGGGACGAAGCAGTCTCTTTAAACAAAGAGGCGCTTGGACATTTTTTGCAAAAGAATGCAAGCAAACAGGTATTAGTCCAATTGAGCGTCTAAAGCAAACCTTACAAAAACTCAATTTACCTAATCCATTGCTAGCGCAGTGGAATGCACCAAACGCTTTGGTTGACCTGGAGTTTCTAGAAAGATGCTTTGCTAATAGCAGTGCAAATGATCAAAAACTTTTGCCAAGCTTATTGCCAGCCATTGCATGCAAGAGACGTGGTGGCGATGTGATGGAGATTACTACTACTTTGCAAAATGTTTTTCTAACCAAAGACCCAGTCAAGTACCGAGCAGGTAACGATAGCGCCTTAAGCGTATTGCAAACTTTCTTGACTAATGAGGGCATGGTAGACCGCATTGCCGAGCATATCGCCATCAAACAGACTTGGGGCCGTGCTTTTGAGGACTTTC
Above is a genomic segment from Polynucleobacter wuianus containing:
- a CDS encoding PD-(D/E)XK nuclease family protein, translating into MPFPFPANSDQKQVQSWAITPDASALEQLAKGIWDCAVQTQQRPLVVLSTAGPLIGVRAALEKHRPPVLGPKIAFLPQVISFADWLEAAPGAWKFPKKQSDLERWLGVYSTLRNHKELQAWFKAESETGAWGLAQAIVEACDTLSKAISPQLQKQTHTWMEADQVKQSKIGETSLAEAQALLDATVAKVYSGMARKVVDQETKVLLTFWRYTANLSDPVFRNQFAMAAHLEAIAQKANQARPLIWVETADPTLIDQEIIGSLLNSYAQHAPVIEVKMDWRDVGLWAEAISAEDAQAKALTNAKCAQSAEWRLISAKRFEELAWAAAKTIEQHLINNKTKLALVAQDRLVARRARALLARLGPALNIRDETGWKLSTTRAAAALNSWLELIRAPKDGPSAKALLEFLQNPFLDLGKILNRDPDTCVGLIAELEDILVASKAESGWKTFHLAIEGAQDNATKTSTHLPSTALLELMQFFRERHHEWLTLKVDCKKAYALLQVNLQATGMAHSLDQDSAGKQLLEVLKAFDLSKTAYQETPIRLSEWLSLLKTVVEGASYQEAGKEAKATLSILPLSSTRLRDFEAVVVVGCDEQQLPAYSEPPLFFSDALNQLLRTSTIAMQFVQQARDLSQLLVSCPSVDLLWQSKSNNGEPLRPSAWIQRLQNQIGWEAVPTQLKKRAFEANPMDMAVAQFEEELPMPLSMSPSAYKALRDCPYRYYVRSLLGLRKNKGFDEGFDASLAGQTLHKLLKRFYQALKTQEHTNPAIKTDQEQRRAWMEKSLFLHSEQEFASLIEGDARVMGTLRDWQKQIPSFVDWQLQREQAGWEYFDGEVKVGFDLPFEDAQGNPKVIRIEGFADRYDVNINNNKLASVIDYKNQRFERVKERAQHLMDDPQLLIYARAANEGAENHKITGHQVQQAEWVALKADLSKGDQKALRGQEVADMPAMMQQFSDQITEDVEQLWAKKTMQAFAPEGVCQYCEARGICRKGIW